One Alkalicoccus halolimnae DNA segment encodes these proteins:
- a CDS encoding metal-sulfur cluster assembly factor: MSEDKQELKDRVMAELENVVDPELGVDIVNLGLIYEVELDEEDNVKVIMTLTSMGCPLAATIVSDIKKALSELQEIQEIGEIDVDITFNPPWDKSMMSRYAKLALGVHES; the protein is encoded by the coding sequence ATGAGTGAAGATAAACAGGAACTAAAAGACCGGGTAATGGCTGAGCTGGAGAATGTTGTTGACCCTGAACTCGGTGTAGATATCGTAAACCTCGGGCTTATTTATGAAGTTGAGCTCGATGAAGAAGATAACGTAAAAGTAATTATGACCCTTACTTCAATGGGCTGCCCTCTTGCAGCAACTATTGTCAGCGACATTAAAAAAGCGCTGAGCGAACTTCAGGAAATTCAGGAAATTGGCGAAATTGATGTAGATATTACCTTCAACCCTCCCTGGGACAAGTCGATGATGTCCCGTTACGCCAAGCTGGCTCTCGGAGTACACGAAAGCTGA
- the rpsN gene encoding 30S ribosomal protein S14 — MAEKSKIAKEKKREALAAAYADQRRELKEKGDYEALRKLPRDSSPTRLTNRFQVNGRPRGVLRKFRMSRIAFRELAHKNQVPGVKKSSW, encoded by the coding sequence ATGGCTGAAAAATCTAAAATTGCAAAGGAAAAAAAGCGGGAGGCACTCGCAGCAGCTTATGCTGACCAGCGTCGTGAATTAAAAGAAAAAGGAGATTACGAAGCGCTTCGCAAACTTCCACGTGACTCTTCTCCAACACGCCTCACAAACCGTTTCCAGGTAAACGGACGGCCGCGTGGAGTACTGCGAAAATTCAGGATGTCCCGAATTGCTTTCCGCGAACTCGCTCATAAAAATCAGGTACCCGGGGTAAAAAAATCCAGCTGGTAA